The DNA segment AAGGATCAGTCTATTTGAATTTCCTTCCACATTGCCGATCCAGATAATCCGTGAGCGCATGTAATTCCGTTGATCTCACATCCGCCATCTCCATTCCTTCTGATGCGCCTGTGATTTTCTCAGCCCTCCTCCCTTCCTCCTCTTAAAATCTCCTCCATCCCCACCCAATACCGCACCTCCACCACTTCCTCGGGCTTCAGGTTCACGGCCGGGTTCTGGATGATGTACAGCTCTGGCTTGGTGGCCGCGTTCAGCACGACATACAGGTAGTACTCGTCCCCAAACCGTTGAGCTTTGAACCATTCATTTTTCGTCAGCGCTACCGGTCCCACGCCGGCGCGGGCTTTGACCTCAATGTAGCGCTTGCGGCCCGTGCGCGGATCGCGGGAGCGGATGTCGAAGCCCAGATTCTGCGCTGAGACGTCCTCCGGCTCACGGCTGTAACGACGTTCGTAGTCCATGGCAACGGCCATGCCCACTTGTTCCACGTCCGGGTCTTCACTCATCTTGTCTGCGGCCACCTTGGCAGGCACCACCCGTGCCGCAGCTACAAACCGCGGTGTGCTCAACGTCAGCACGCGCTCGCGCCGGATCTCCTCCTCCAGCTCGCGCAGAGCCTGTTCGTAGCGGCGCTTTTGCTCCTTCTTGTTGTGAATAACCAGGTCTACCTTCTCTCCTTGTTCCTGCCGCGCGTACAGGTTTATCAGGTCGCCATCCAGCTCCAGGATGAAGTGCTCCAGCGAACGGAGGCCATACTTCTCCTTAATGTGCGCCTGGCGTTCCCGCTCCCTGGCTATTTCGGTCCTGTAACGTTCCAGTTCCTCCAACACAACCGGCAATGTCAGCTCTTTCAACGCCTCCAGGGACACGTCGTCCCTGCCACACGTATCCCCGCCCTCAAGCAGGTCCCAAAGTAAGGCCGGATTGACAGGCCGGACATCGCCACCTTTCCTGTCGGCAAAAAAGGCGAGCAACCGACGTCCGGCCACCCGGCCGGTGCCGTCGGTGATTTCCCCTTCGTAGAAGAGGAGGACCCCATCCAACCGACCATCCGGGTCTGTGAACACCGCCCCTCGGTGTAAGGCATCGTTCAGGGACATCTCGACCCAGCGCAGCAACGCTTCGAACAAGGGATGCCCGAAGGAGACGAATTCCGCATCCGGATGCCGGAAGGCCACCTCACGGTCGAAGGCCACCTTGGGATAGCGGTTGAGAAGGGAGCCAAACCGCTTGCGGAAGGCGTCCTCTTCGGCCACGCGGCGAATGGCGGGCGGAATGCTCTCCACAGCCAAGAAGCCATCCCGGCGTTTGCGGTAGCGCCCCCCTGCAGCTTCCCAACCCTTCTTGAAGAAGGCTTCCGTGTACTCGGGAATGAGACGATGCTCGCGGGCCTGATCTGCCATTTCCCGGATGCGAGTGTAGTCGATGTAACGGGTGGCCAGGCTTTCGCCCAGGTTCTCCCGCACCCGGCGGATGTACTCCTCGTCCACCTGAATGTCGATCTCGCGCAGAATCTCGTCCAAACTGCGCGCACTGGCCGCGGCTTCCAGCATCAGCTGGGCCAGGTTCTTGCCGTAATAGACTTCGCCTAGAACATCAAAGACCTTGTCGCTTCCCAGCGCCTGCCGAATTTCTTCCAGCTTCTCAAACAGACGTTGCAGGACCATCCCCTCCCGGGTGTCTGTGGCTACCAAGTTGAAGATGTCCACCTCCTTGGTCTGGCCGTAGCGATGAATACGGCCCATGCGCTGCTCCAGACGATTAGGGTTCCAGGGCAGGTCGTAGTTGACCATCAGGTGGCAGAACTGGAGGTTGATGCCCTCGCCCGCGGCTTCCGTGGCCACCATGACCTGGGCCTCGTTTCGGAACACGGCTTCAGCCTGGATGCGGTCTTCTAGTTTCATCCCACCATGGATCGTGCACACGCTGTACCCCCACTGGCGGAGACGCTGCTCCAGATATACCAAGGTGTCCCGAGACTCGGTGAAGACGAGGATTTTTTCGCCGGGAAAGCGGCGTTCCAGATCATTCAGAGCCTGGCGGAAGTGGCGCAGTTTGACCTCTTCGCCGCTGTGGATGATGGCCTCAGCCTGATGCAACAAGTGTTTGACCGTCTCGATCTCCCGCTCCAGTTCGCGACGGTTCTCAGCGACCGTAAGCGTCTCCCAGATTTCCTCTTGCTGCCAGCGCTCAGCCTCACTGGCATCTTCGGCTTCTTCTGGGTCAAAGAGGATGGGACGTTCCAGCTGTTTGCGCCTTTCAGGGTCACTCATGCGCAGGAGGTCTTCCAACCGCTTCTTGCGCCGCTGGAGAGTGCGGTAAAGCGCGTAGGTGCTGGACGCGAAGCGGCGCTGGAGGATGACCAGAGCGAAGGCGACGTTGCGGCGTTTGTCTTTGGTGAGTGCCTTGTTGTACTGAGTCTGCACGTAACGAGAGAGCGCGTTGTAGAGCTCCTTCTCCTTGGGCGATTCCTGACCCAGGTCGAAGGAGATGGTGCGCACGTGGCGGGGAAGAAACAAGGGCTTACCCTCGAAATCCTTCAGGTCCTCTTTCATGCGCCGGATAAAGAGCGGATTGTCCCGGTTGCGAATCGATTCCTGAAGCAAGTCCTCTGTCGCGAAGAAGCCGGGAACCAAGAGGTCCAGGAAGAGACGGAAGTTTTCAGGATCGCCCTTATGGGGGGTGGCAGTGAGGAAGAGCAAATGCGTGGCGATTTGGGACAGCGTTTCACCCAGGCGGTAGCGGGCCGTACGCGTCAGTCTGTTGCCGTAGCGGTAAGCGCTCATTTTGTGGGCTTCGTCCACGATCACCAGGTCAAAGTGAGCGGCGGCAAGCGAGGGCAACACATCGTCCTGCTTGGCAAAGTCCATGGAGGTGATGATCTGATTTTCCCGCAACCAGACGTTCTCGCCGAACAGGGCTTCCATCGTGCGGCGGTCCACGACTACAAAGTGCTCCTCGAAGCGCTCCTTCATTTCCCGCCGCCACTGGTCTTTAAGATGGCCGGGCACAACGATGAGAATACGCTGAGCGAGACGGCGCAATTTCAGTTCCTTGATGATTAGCCCTGCCATGATCGTTTTCCCCGCACCCGGGTCATCGGCGATGAGAAAACGAATCCGGGGCAGGTTGAGTACGTAGCCGTAGACAGCTTCTATCTGGTGAGGGAGCGGATCGACTTTCGAGATGTTCATGGCCAAGAGTGGGTCATAGAGAGAGGCGTAGCGGTAGCGGAGCGCCTCCAGGCGAAGGAAAATATCCCGCGCGGCACCAGCGAAATCTGTAGCCACAGGCACGATCTGGAGATTCTGGATATCCGCCCGGGGTAGCATCTGGTCAACATGATACCCCGATGTTGTTGTACGACCAACGATGCGCACATAGGAGCCTAAATCCTGAACAAGGTTGACCTCAACAGATTCAGGCCAGTGAGGTCCCTGAATGATGTCTCCCGGTTTAATGTGTCCCATGGTTGTTTCTTTCTATCTACAGGTTGCTACTTAGTTGCTGGTTGCGCAGGGAATGCTGAGAGCGTGGTGGCAACTCACCGGGAGTGAGAAGTTTCTTTGAGACTTAACATAATCTCTGACACCAAATATTATATGCCTGAGATGAGATAAAGCCAATCTGCGAGCTGACCCAGCTGGAGGCTCCACAAAAGCAGGAGACCCATTTTTATCAGAGATGCCAGGTGATTCGAGAAATAATGAAATTTTACTTTCGACAGATGAGCTCGGCTTCAAGTATTTCTACGCCTCCTCCACCTCCATGCCCATCTGTCGGAAGGCTTCCAGGACCTTGTGTTCGTACTCTTGCTCAGTCATCTCGCCCTCACTGGCGTTCACAGTCACTTCCAGCCTGTTGAACCGATGCTGAAGCAGATTGAACACGCCCAACAACGAGGATACCTGTCCCCGGGACACGACGAAACGCAAGGTCAGAGTGCGGCGCACAGGCTCAGTGACAGGTACACTTTCGGTGGTGGCTGTGGCCCCGGGAGTGGACGCGGTACAATCTCGCACCTGACTGGCAGGGATCGTTTCTGAGTACATGTGGGTAGCTTCTGATTCTACCCCGTCAGGGGGAGAGGCGGCCTGTGCCTGCTGAGTCTGTTGGGCCTCGCAGATGTCCGCGCGGATGATGAT comes from the Rhodothermus profundi genome and includes:
- a CDS encoding helicase-related protein; this encodes MGHIKPGDIIQGPHWPESVEVNLVQDLGSYVRIVGRTTTSGYHVDQMLPRADIQNLQIVPVATDFAGAARDIFLRLEALRYRYASLYDPLLAMNISKVDPLPHQIEAVYGYVLNLPRIRFLIADDPGAGKTIMAGLIIKELKLRRLAQRILIVVPGHLKDQWRREMKERFEEHFVVVDRRTMEALFGENVWLRENQIITSMDFAKQDDVLPSLAAAHFDLVIVDEAHKMSAYRYGNRLTRTARYRLGETLSQIATHLLFLTATPHKGDPENFRLFLDLLVPGFFATEDLLQESIRNRDNPLFIRRMKEDLKDFEGKPLFLPRHVRTISFDLGQESPKEKELYNALSRYVQTQYNKALTKDKRRNVAFALVILQRRFASSTYALYRTLQRRKKRLEDLLRMSDPERRKQLERPILFDPEEAEDASEAERWQQEEIWETLTVAENRRELEREIETVKHLLHQAEAIIHSGEEVKLRHFRQALNDLERRFPGEKILVFTESRDTLVYLEQRLRQWGYSVCTIHGGMKLEDRIQAEAVFRNEAQVMVATEAAGEGINLQFCHLMVNYDLPWNPNRLEQRMGRIHRYGQTKEVDIFNLVATDTREGMVLQRLFEKLEEIRQALGSDKVFDVLGEVYYGKNLAQLMLEAAASARSLDEILREIDIQVDEEYIRRVRENLGESLATRYIDYTRIREMADQAREHRLIPEYTEAFFKKGWEAAGGRYRKRRDGFLAVESIPPAIRRVAEEDAFRKRFGSLLNRYPKVAFDREVAFRHPDAEFVSFGHPLFEALLRWVEMSLNDALHRGAVFTDPDGRLDGVLLFYEGEITDGTGRVAGRRLLAFFADRKGGDVRPVNPALLWDLLEGGDTCGRDDVSLEALKELTLPVVLEELERYRTEIARERERQAHIKEKYGLRSLEHFILELDGDLINLYARQEQGEKVDLVIHNKKEQKRRYEQALRELEEEIRRERVLTLSTPRFVAAARVVPAKVAADKMSEDPDVEQVGMAVAMDYERRYSREPEDVSAQNLGFDIRSRDPRTGRKRYIEVKARAGVGPVALTKNEWFKAQRFGDEYYLYVVLNAATKPELYIIQNPAVNLKPEEVVEVRYWVGMEEILRGGREEG